From Erigeron canadensis isolate Cc75 chromosome 5, C_canadensis_v1, whole genome shotgun sequence:
CAAATGCAAGCATTTTTCGGTTCATAAAAGGTTAAACCTTAAGTAaatcaactataataataaaGGGTTTTTACTTGGATTCATCAAGTGTTGTGTTAAGCAAGGAATAAGGGTTATTTTAAGCAAGGATTAAGGTTGTTTGAAGCTTTGAAAGCCATGAAATTTCTGCCCAAAAACCATTTTCAAAATCGAGTTCAttaagggtataaatcttcatctctttgtttaatctatcttgtttttacTTATACTCAAAaatctttatcaaaaatttatattttcttcatcttttccttgaaaaacacacttgatgaaggcaagttgatagaatcttttctttcatgcaattgcatgtcaagatctagaggaaagattcaaggattcaacaagtataagacccaaaagtgtcgTTTTATGTTAATGTCTAGTGAAAGTGACTTTTGCTTGAagaatataaagatatatttgcatatactcATAAATATATTTCTGTATATTTTCATGGATAAACTcattttgatgttaaaagtaAGATTTAATAAAGGTTTTGTTGTTAACAAGGTTAGATCTTGTCATGCATATACATAAGTTGTGTTAAATTAGTTGTTAAGAGCTtggacttgagatggatctttgaaggatgattgatgaacttgaaattgattgaaatttgtatatttgatgttaagagatacaaaaataagtaataatcttgttagtggtaatttagaggctaaaaaaagcaaccaacaccattggtaggatgcattaaccaataaacattctgacagaattagTCTTCTGTCTTGTACCGAATAAACTGAGCATGTGAAGTCcgtttcaagaaaaactttcaaaataaacgTTGTAGATAAATGAGTTAAGTTTAACCTTCAACTGGAATTACttaaaaatactgaaccaaacgaaatatatgatttttctattGAAATTGGTCAAAGCTGTTATTTTGTTTGAATACTTTATGAACTTTAACAAtgtttatctcctaatccataaggttccaggaggccatacttggtggaaagtaatttcaatgtgttgtgaacttaaaataaaatcatgggatttttctaacaatcataacatcaagaacttttataaaatttctgatgtcgcaagcagtgcccattcgggacagtttgtgtttggataatttttaaggataccaaacatcatctaaaaattcaccaaaaatttacaaaaatactagatacatataggtcactgtgtaaaaatcatgaatgtccaaataattcggcttgaccccaaaatagtagccaacatttcataaaaatctgaattaaaaacagaaaatttgaaagaaaactaaCCATTCGTATAATGGgataaaagatgcactaaagaccataatgggctaacccggcccaaatactaaacccatagaaccataaatcagtaggcccacttggcccaacaaaccataaagtccaataaccaatataacccattaagcacataacccaaataaggttaagcccaataactaaattaagcccaagtcacttaaaaacccatcacattttggcccaattgataatggcccataacacttaaacgaatttcatgagataagtgtaatcaaaataaaacaaagataattaagtgagataggcataagtaattatgttaaccaagctatatattgatatcacaaatgctaattcgcgccaaaatcggttacacaacaaatgatgaataaggataacataacttaatatgggaTTTccatatgataacctaatatatcaagtgaaaccacaaattaagccaagttaccgaaattttaacaacttataactacgcatgtaatgaaagtaacctttctcaccataaatctctacaaccaaaatgaTGCGAATGTTAGAAATATACTTGAATCCCACAATTTATAGCAATATattgaaagtggcatttctaggtaatggcttaagataggaacttatgtatattagtcctctcgtagggatagtcttggcttttaaatgtgaatgaggaccatgatggaatatatgatcaaggaagcaatagatgggaagtacccattttggataaatagatataatgctcggcatatcaaggtgagtcatagccccctttcaaactattttatgtgtttaactatcggggtgaaaagcatgacatataaattaaattgcttatatatatatatatatgaaatgattcttgatattataattatgaaatgaaattgtctcgtatgttcaatgtgataaatgttttatgatgaacttgagttctgtcaacccgttttcttttggtacactactatttactccgaatgtggaggcctgtagttagagagttcgcaactaggtttcgtccacccacccataagtgtaacggtggaaggttggttgcttTCGTGACGAccctcacttccagtccgaccatagtggtgctctagctaccttgaatttgaatggtcgtctccatggcacgaccctattattattaatacagcacttgattgacagcttgtgctatgaaatgaattatatatatatatattgttggacttgataaaatggtagtagtagtggctcaagcatttactcatcaaaatttacttgaattatgcccttgtggttaaatgaaattgatattaaattatgcccttgtggctaagtgaaattgatattaatattgttgataattggaaattgtttgaacgtacagattgggtatcgtccctcatatgatatcttgaaagacgttgaaattggtgatattgaaatgattttggtaaccgaatgattttggtatgatatacgattaatcaatttatatactttttctctcaggatgatttgacaaatgagaacctgaaattttactatggatttttccaagtcttgatatgacattatggtatttggaaacttgataacatgatatgaaaattttgtcggtcatatggtttggatatttcaaaatgtaatagtaatcggttttctaagtattaaaacggtgatgtgccaagatttatataaaaacctatgcactcaccaactacgttttcgtaggtgacactttttcttcatgctttttagaaaataagcttaagcattgaggatttatatgcttcatgattattgcattgcactttggagtcaaagatcaaaccttgtgataggcaatggaatccgccttgatcattgtagtttactatttcatgtgcttgttatctGGTTCGTGGAcataatatccaagtatggtggacacatttatacttggaaattggttcacatgtttgtacattgtaaattctttttatcaaataaagctatggtgaatgttatttataatcctttgttttgaatactcgactttctatacatctcattgttccgccttagttggggtgttacaagaatcatatcataagtagttcaagatcataaaatagtacgtaaaatagttcaagaacatatgtacaagtacaaaatagttttcatgcttttcagtccccgataaaagaaattgaacagaatgtacgaaagggggaattagtgaactcacagtgatctggtacaagcacagtagtataagcacagagaacaagcacaaagatatataggttatatctatcaaaatccaagcacgtcttgatggaagcctaagtaaatatcattgatcataaataagtacacatattagttcttgtgattaattaatcactgaaatgtccttgatgaactaatgatttggtccttgatgaactttgaacgttttgactcaaaagagtttgaatgaactttaagtactcgaACTGGACTCgatctgaacgtctttgaactcactcATAAGTGATTATaatgttaatgagttgaacgtgtcttaaataatgaactttagccttaagaacttaatttgattgttcatagaacttgtactttaataattaagatagaacatgtctttagcgtactcaattagggtttgcacaatgTACGTTGTTCtagatcgttttaggaactagcttatttgtcaaaatgtaGCCTTGAATGTGATTAATCTCATGGTAATGGGGCTAAGGATTGATTTGAAGATTAAGTACAtgattagatcgttttaggtttaaGCATAAGGAGTTATAGAGCAAGATCGTCTAGGGTTTTTGGCACAAGGTCGTCTTAGTTTCatggtcaagatcgtcccactggacTTGGACAAGATCGGCCCACTGGACTagacaagatcgtcccactggactagactcaagatcgtcttagctaCCCTAGGCTCAAGGTCGTTTTGGCTTTCAAGTTCAAGATCGATTTAGGGGTTCTAAGTCAGGATCGTCTCATTGTCAAGCTaggatcgtttcatttccaagaacaagaacaaagtGCAAGGTCCTTTCTAGTTgaagaacaagtgtttgagcgaaaccgatccaaaggattagttacccaataagtgtaccaacaacatcacaacaccacaGATCGAACGAGTAAGCACAAGGCACCAAGGGctgccctaggacgatcttgggaccaagatcgtcccattcaGGACCGTCCCATTCTCCAAACGGGCTGAACAAGCACAAGTACGCAAATACGaaggtctagatcgatttcaggacttgttagaacatagcACTAGCACAAGTATGCACAATGACAACAACTTATATCACTTTTAatgcttttcaagatcaaataacacatgaacaagtcatggcactcaagaacaagttgtaccttcatattcaaaaatgggttttgtaaattaaagcatgttatgacccaaatttgttcacacaaatattattaaacacatttagacacaaacccattaactattaacacgattttcattcaaaattggaccaaatcatcaagaacatgaacttgaaaaagtacacttttaatttgatcaaaaattcataaaatgttgttgttacctgagatttgattcaagaagtatgtttttattatcacaaggatgctaaaagtacaaacgattttgatttaacaatccaaaatcaagagatgcttttgtgtgtgtttttaggtGTTtggagtgtgtgttttagtgagagaaGTGAAAGAtggaagaagatgaatagtaattctttctctctctaaggtTTCCATCTCCTTCTATTTATACAttcccataataaatgaactcaataaatgcaaggactatttgcgaacattttgaactagaacttttatgaacacgaacgtttacgaaccgaactttGTACTTAATTATGAACTCGTCACATAAATCAGGATTTAAGATcgaattgaccttcatataagcacataatttaggtctaaagcacgtcaagaacttaaataaattgaactgtctagccgttctagtggcgaatttcaaagaacttatttagaacatttctaagacagttgttacattctcccccacttggaggatttcgtcctcgaaattaagagtcttgTCGATCAAAAAGATAagggtacttcttcttaatgaagtcctcgcgttcccaggtgTCATTATACCCATGTCTAGCACTCCAACGTACACGAACTAGTGGTACTCTGCTCTGTCTAGTCTTTTTAGCATCTCTATCAATGATCTCGATGGGCTCTTCAGTTAACTTGAGCCCTTCGTCTATATGCACATCCTTAACAAGAATGACGGTCGGGTCGTCAGCCAAGCACTTCTTTAAATTGGACACGTGGAATGTGTCATGAACATTGCCAAGTTCTAGGGGTAGTTCCAGCTTGTACGCAACTGGTCCCACACGTTTAATGATCTCATAAGGTCTGATGTACCGAGGCGCCAATTTGCCTTTCTTGCCGAAACGGGCagtacctttccatggggaaactttTAATAGAACTTTATCACCTACCTGGAACTCAAAGGTTTACGACGTTTGTCCGCATAGGACTTTTGTCTGTCTTGAGcagctttaagcttttctttgataacagcGATTTTGTCTATAGTGAACTGTACGATTGGGAGTTTCATCCAGCTCCTTTCACCGGCGTCTAGCCAACAAAGTGGTGATCTGCACTTACGCCCATATAAGGCCTCGAATGGTGCACACTGAATACTAGTGTGATAGCtgttattgtacgagaactcgatcaaaggaagatgtttatcccaacttcctctgaactctaatgcacaagaacggaGCATGTCCTCCAAGGTCTGAATAGTACGTTCGCTTTGCCCGTCTGTCTGAGGGTGATAAGCGGTGCTCAAGTTAAGCCTAGTACCTAAagcttcttgaagtgactgccaaaagtAAGATGTGAAGTGAGGATCTCGATAGGACACGATTGATAAAAGGACACTGTACTTGGTCACAATATCGTCTATATAAATCTCAGCGAGTCTCTCCAGTGAATAGTCATCACAAATTGGAAGAAAACGAGCTGATTTCGTCAGTCTTTCAACTATAACCCAAGTGGAGTTATGGTTGTCTTTTGTACGAGGTAGTTTCATGATGAAGTCCATGGTAAtatcttcccacttccacaccGGGACTTCCAACTGTTTCAACAAACTGGAAGGTTTCTGATATTCGATCTTAACTTTAGAACATGTCAGGCATCTGCTGACGTACTCATAGATCTCTCTTTTcatcccaggccaccaatagtctagtttcaagttcttgtacatCTTGTCTGTTCCCGGATGAATCGATTACCTAGAACTGtgagcttcctgcatgatgatTTCGCTAACACCATTAActgcagggatccaaactcggttcttgaacTTCTTGACTCCTTCGTTATCGACTTCAAGTTCTTGAACGATTGGGCCTAACCGTTATGCCTTTAGGTTTTCTGGCCTCAATCTGATCTCTTGATCTGCGATCACACGTTGTTTTAAGTCTGTACGGTCTCCTTCTTTGATAGATAAGATTTTGACTCGTTCTTTTCTGCTTAGAGCATCGGCTACTACATTCGCCTTTCCACGATGGTACTTGATGTCACAATCATAATCACTTAATAATTCCACCCAACGCCTTTGTCTCATGTTCAGTTCTTTCTGATTGTACACGTGTTGCAAGCTCTTATGATCGGTGAAATTAGTACATTTAGTTCCGTACAAGTAGTGCCTCCAAATCTTTAGGGCAAAAACAACTCATAAAATGTTCTAGATCGTGGGTGGTATAGGTCTTCTCATGCACTTTGAGTTGTCTAGATGCGTAGGCGATCACTTTGCctctttgcatcagtacacagCCTAGACCTTGATGTGAAGCATCACAGTACACGACAAAGTCTTTAGTGCCTTCTGGTAAAGCTAGAACAGGTGCTTTACACAGTCTATCTTTTAGGGTTTGGAATGCTCGTTCTTATTGTTCACCCCAAATAAAGTCTTTGGTCTTTTGAGTCAGTTGAGTCAAGGATAGTGCGATCTTAGAGAAGTTCTCAACAAAACGACGATAATAGCCAGCTAGTCCAAGAAAACTACGAACTTCAGTAGGAGCTTTCGGAGCCTCCCACTTTTCAATGGCTTCAATCTTGGCCGGGTCGACATGAATGCCTTGTTTGTTTACGACGTAGCCGAGAaactgtacttggcgaagccagaaTTCGCACTTAGAGAACTTAGCGTACAACTCTTCTTCTcgaagaagttgaagaataGAACGTAAATGTTGTTCATGATCAGTCTTGTTCCGAGAGTACATGAGTATGTCGGCAATGAACACTATGACAAATTTGTCTAAGAACGGACGACAAACACGATTCATTAAGTCCATAAAGATCGCAGGAGCATTAGTcagaccaaatggcataacgagtaattcgtaatgaccataacgagtacgaaaagctgtcttTGGGACGTCACCATCCTGAACACGATCTGATGATAACCCGAACGTAGATCGATCTTAGAGAAGTATGAAacaccttgcaattgatcaaacagaTCGTCTATGCGAGGTAGGGGGTACCGGTTCTTAACGGTTAATTTGTTCAGTTTacgatagtctatgcacattctcatggagccatatttctttttaacgaaCAAGATCGGTGCTCCCCAAGGGGATGAACTAGGACGAATAAAGCCTTTGCTCAAAAGTTCTTGCAATTGATTGGACAATTCTTGCATTTCAGGAAGAACTAAACGATACGGTACTTTAGCGACTGGTGCTGCACCGGGAACAAGATCTatattgaactcgacttgtctaaCAGGTGGAATGCCTGGTAAgtcgtcaggaaagacatctAGATAGTCCCGAAAAATGGGGATGTCTTGAACTTTCAGTTTGTTTAGCACTTTTATTAATGACATGAGCTAGGTACACAAGATGATCTTTCTTGTCCAAGTACTTGCGGAATTTCATGGGTATGACGATTTTAAGTTCGTTCGTGGACTTATCGCCTTGTACGATCAAGATCTCGCCGTTCTGGAGCGGTATATGAACTGATTTCTCATGGCAACAAATAgtcgcgtggtgtttggatagccaaTCCATTCCCATGATAATGTCAAAGCTACTAATCTCGACAGGGATTAGATCAATTGTAAAGTTCTTGTCTACTAAGATCAAAGGACAGTCTAGAGCAATTTCGTTAGTGTCGTACTTTTGGCCATTTGCGTACTCTACCACATACTTATCATTTAATTTGTCAGTTATCATGTCAGTCTTAGCTTTAAAGTCTAATGCAACAAAGCTATGTTCAGCACTGGAGTTAAAAAGTACAGAAGCATAATGATCGTTCAGAAGAAAaagtacctgtcacaacccgAGGGTTCTGACGAGCTTCCTCAGCGTTCAAAGCAAAAACACGGGCGTTAGCTAGGCTTTGCTGGTTTTGCTGTTGCTGATGGTTCTGCTGGTTCTGGTTCCTTGGCCCGCATTGATAAGCAACACGCTGAACTTGGGCGTTCTAGATCTGATTCTAGTTCCTTTGAACTGGGCAACAGGTGGTAGTGGAGGTCTGGCATTTCTGATTGG
This genomic window contains:
- the LOC122601251 gene encoding uncharacterized protein LOC122601251, yielding MRQRRWVELLSDYDCDIKYHRGKANVVADALSRKERVKILSIKEGDRTDLKQRVIADQEIRLRPENLKVGDKVLLKVSPWKGTARFGKKGKLAPRYIRPYEIIKRVGPVAYKLELPLELGNVHDTFHVSNLKKCLADDPTVILVKDVHIDEGLKLTEEPIEIIDRDAKKTRQSRVPLVRVRWSARHGYNDTWEREDFIKKKYPYLFDRQDS